A single Stutzerimonas stutzeri DNA region contains:
- a CDS encoding XdhC family protein, with protein sequence MKSLDLQVVRQAIDWLDAGHDIWLCTVLATYGSAPRSPGAMLVVLRDGRLRGSLSGGCVEEDFIQRLGEGQFDRARQVVRYGEGGLAPTLVLPCGGVLDVLVERLTPGCEASEQLALMEQALLGQRQLVRIVPLGAGATAVDTVGTPTPRIQRDDDEIRIRIGAAQRLLIAGISPVASFCAQFALALGYEVIVCDPRTELHESLRVPGVELRKQLPALYIADGGCHERTAVVALTHDPRLDDLTVMEAVRTPAFYIGVMGSRRTSEKRMERLRRIGGLGPTELARVHAPIGLALGSRTPAEIALSVMADILRASNAVPRDRL encoded by the coding sequence GTGAAGTCGCTGGATTTGCAGGTTGTCCGGCAGGCAATCGACTGGCTCGACGCGGGCCACGACATCTGGCTGTGCACGGTACTCGCCACCTACGGCTCGGCGCCACGCTCGCCGGGCGCGATGCTGGTCGTCCTGCGTGACGGGCGACTGCGCGGCTCGCTGTCCGGCGGTTGCGTCGAGGAGGATTTCATCCAGCGGCTCGGCGAGGGGCAGTTCGACCGGGCGCGGCAGGTCGTGCGCTACGGCGAGGGCGGGCTGGCCCCGACGCTGGTGCTGCCCTGCGGCGGCGTGCTCGACGTGCTGGTGGAGCGGCTGACGCCCGGCTGCGAGGCGAGCGAGCAACTGGCGTTGATGGAACAGGCGCTGCTCGGGCAACGCCAGCTGGTGCGCATTGTGCCGCTGGGCGCGGGCGCGACGGCAGTCGACACGGTCGGCACGCCGACTCCGCGCATCCAGCGCGACGACGATGAGATACGCATCCGCATCGGGGCCGCGCAGCGCCTGCTCATTGCCGGTATCTCGCCGGTGGCGTCTTTCTGCGCCCAGTTCGCGCTGGCGCTCGGCTATGAGGTGATCGTCTGTGATCCGCGCACGGAACTGCATGAATCCCTCCGCGTGCCTGGCGTGGAGCTTCGCAAGCAACTGCCGGCGCTGTATATCGCCGACGGCGGCTGCCACGAGCGCACGGCAGTGGTCGCACTGACCCACGATCCGCGGCTGGACGACCTGACGGTGATGGAAGCGGTCCGAACGCCGGCGTTCTACATCGGCGTGATGGGCTCGCGGCGCACCAGTGAAAAGCGCATGGAGCGCCTGCGACGGATCGGTGGGCTCGGCCCGACTGAGTTGGCCCGTGTGCACGCGCCCATCGGCCTGGCGCTGGGCAGCCGGACGCCGGCAGAAATCGCCCTGTCGGTCATGGCCGACATCCTGCGCGCGTCCAATGCGGTACCCCGCGACCGGCTCTGA
- a CDS encoding ABC transporter ATP-binding protein codes for MPPALLDIDDLTIEFATRRGTVTAVEQVTLKLNKGETLGIVGESGSGKSVTSYAIMRILDRAGSIHSGSIRFSGIDLVGANERAMRDLRGREISMIFQNPRAALNPIRTVGKQIEDVLREHAMATWTNAKEKAIAMLRAVRIANPEARYYAYPFELSGGMCQRVVIAIALACRPQMLIADEPTTGLDVTTQKAVLDLIKDLTREHRMATLLITHDLGLAAQYCDRIVVMQKGRIVEAADTATLFSNPEHDYTRRLLKATPGPESKVADLLPEGDARRALASPPNPAAPVLLSVEGLSKTFGAPGSPTSHRAVDSLSFKLHQGESLGLVGESGCGKSTTSAMLMRLLDQSAGALWFDGQDIGAISSKQFARHPLRAQLQMVFQDPTDSLNPRWKVRDAIADPIRRLGASGDKAQLRRRVEELAENVGLPVDLLDRYPHQLSGGQKARVGIARAIALNPKMLILDEPTAALDVSVQAVVLNLLVDLKERLGMSYLFISHDLNVVRLMCDRVMIMQAGRLVEEGPTERLLSAPEHEYTRTLLAAIPQPPVAASA; via the coding sequence ATGCCACCCGCTTTACTCGACATCGACGATCTGACCATCGAATTCGCCACCCGTCGCGGCACCGTCACGGCGGTCGAGCAGGTCACGCTGAAACTGAACAAGGGTGAAACGCTGGGTATCGTCGGCGAGTCTGGCTCCGGCAAGTCGGTCACCTCCTACGCGATCATGCGCATCCTTGACCGTGCCGGCTCGATCCACAGTGGTTCGATCCGCTTCTCCGGCATCGATCTGGTCGGCGCCAACGAGCGAGCCATGCGCGACCTGCGCGGCCGCGAGATCTCAATGATCTTCCAGAACCCTCGCGCCGCGCTGAACCCGATTCGCACGGTTGGCAAGCAGATCGAGGACGTTCTGCGCGAACACGCCATGGCGACCTGGACCAATGCGAAGGAGAAGGCAATTGCCATGCTCCGCGCAGTGCGCATCGCCAATCCGGAAGCACGCTATTACGCCTATCCGTTCGAGCTGTCCGGCGGCATGTGTCAGCGCGTGGTGATCGCCATCGCCCTGGCCTGCCGGCCGCAGATGCTGATCGCCGACGAGCCGACCACCGGCCTGGACGTCACCACACAGAAGGCGGTGCTGGACCTGATCAAGGACCTGACCCGCGAACATCGCATGGCGACCCTGCTGATCACCCATGACCTGGGCCTGGCCGCGCAGTACTGCGACCGCATTGTGGTGATGCAGAAGGGCCGCATCGTCGAAGCCGCCGATACCGCCACACTCTTTTCCAACCCCGAGCACGACTACACCCGCCGTCTGCTCAAGGCCACCCCGGGGCCGGAGTCCAAGGTCGCCGACCTGCTGCCCGAGGGCGATGCGCGACGCGCCTTGGCGTCGCCGCCGAACCCTGCCGCGCCAGTGCTGCTGTCGGTGGAGGGGCTGAGCAAGACCTTCGGCGCGCCCGGCTCGCCGACCAGCCACCGCGCGGTCGATAGCCTTTCCTTCAAGCTGCACCAGGGCGAAAGCCTGGGTCTGGTCGGGGAAAGTGGCTGCGGCAAGTCGACCACCTCGGCGATGCTCATGCGCCTGCTCGACCAGAGCGCCGGGGCGCTGTGGTTCGACGGCCAGGACATCGGCGCCATATCCAGTAAACAGTTCGCCCGACACCCGCTGCGGGCGCAGCTGCAGATGGTGTTCCAAGACCCGACCGACAGCCTGAACCCGCGCTGGAAGGTCCGTGACGCGATTGCCGACCCGATCCGGCGCCTCGGTGCCAGCGGCGACAAGGCGCAGTTGCGTCGACGCGTCGAGGAGCTGGCCGAGAACGTCGGCCTGCCTGTCGATCTGCTGGACCGTTATCCGCACCAGCTCTCCGGCGGGCAGAAAGCGCGCGTCGGCATCGCCCGGGCAATCGCACTGAACCCGAAGATGCTGATTCTCGACGAGCCCACCGCGGCGCTTGACGTCTCCGTACAGGCGGTCGTGCTCAACCTGCTGGTCGACCTCAAGGAGCGGTTGGGCATGAGCTACCTGTTCATCAGCCACGACCTCAACGTGGTGCGGCTGATGTGTGACCGGGTGATGATCATGCAGGCCGGCCGCCTGGTCGAAGAAGGTCCCACCGAACGCCTGCTCAGCGCGCCAGAGCACGAATACACCCGCACCCTGCTGGCGGCGATTCCGCAGCCGCCGGTCGCCGCTTCAGCCTGA
- a CDS encoding ABC transporter permease: MSQTASTSDSAAGNPTSSWRQARYLLAENPVSAMAFVLFALILLLALLGPWLVPYDPLATYAGEPLQPPSAAHWFGTDNLGRDVLSRVVVATRLDLTIALVAVALSFVFGSALGAMAGYYGGWIDRLSGRLLDTIMAFPLFVLAMGIVAAAGNTVENIVYATAIINLPFYARMARAEVNVRRNAGFVQAARLSGNSDWRILALHIFPNTLPPMMVQISLNMGWAILNAAGLSFIGLGVRPPTPEWGIMVAEGANFIISGEWWLVVFPGAALVLAVFTFNLLGDGLRDLVDPQRRT, translated from the coding sequence ATGAGCCAGACTGCTTCGACATCCGATTCGGCGGCCGGCAACCCGACCAGCAGCTGGCGCCAGGCGCGTTACCTGCTAGCGGAAAACCCGGTCTCGGCGATGGCCTTCGTGCTGTTCGCGCTGATCCTGCTGCTCGCGCTCCTCGGCCCGTGGCTGGTGCCCTACGACCCGCTCGCCACCTATGCCGGCGAGCCACTGCAACCGCCCTCGGCGGCGCACTGGTTTGGCACCGACAATCTCGGCCGCGACGTGCTCTCGCGCGTGGTGGTGGCCACCCGCCTTGACCTGACGATCGCGCTTGTAGCCGTCGCCCTGTCGTTCGTCTTCGGCTCCGCGCTGGGGGCAATGGCCGGCTACTACGGCGGCTGGATCGATCGACTGTCCGGCCGCTTACTGGACACCATCATGGCCTTTCCGCTGTTCGTGCTGGCCATGGGCATCGTCGCCGCGGCCGGCAACACGGTGGAAAACATCGTCTACGCTACGGCGATCATCAATTTGCCGTTCTACGCCCGCATGGCCCGCGCCGAGGTCAACGTGCGGCGCAACGCCGGCTTCGTCCAGGCGGCGCGGCTGTCCGGCAACAGTGACTGGCGCATCCTGGCGCTGCACATCTTTCCCAACACCTTGCCGCCGATGATGGTGCAGATATCGCTGAACATGGGCTGGGCCATTCTCAATGCCGCCGGGCTTTCGTTCATCGGCCTGGGTGTGCGCCCGCCAACGCCCGAATGGGGAATCATGGTCGCCGAGGGCGCCAACTTCATCATTTCCGGTGAGTGGTGGCTGGTGGTCTTCCCTGGCGCCGCCCTGGTCCTCGCGGTATTCACCTTCAACCTGCTGGGGGACGGCCTGCGCGATCTGGTCGACCCGCAGCGTCGTACCTGA